Proteins co-encoded in one Brassica oleracea var. oleracea cultivar TO1000 chromosome C4, BOL, whole genome shotgun sequence genomic window:
- the LOC106340188 gene encoding nuclear transcription factor Y subunit B-5 — translation MAGNYPSFQNPIPRFQNYNFASTSSHHHQHHDGLVVEQEENMVIKEQDRLLPIANIGRIMKNILPPNAKISKEAKETMQECVSEFISFVTGEASDKCHKEKRKTVNGDDICWAMANLGFDDYAEQLKKYLNRYRVIEGEKSNHHGKGGAKSSPDN, via the coding sequence ATGGCTGGGAACTATCCTTCCTTCCAAAACCCAATCCCTAGATTCCAAAATTACAACTTTGCGAGCACCTCCTCTCATCATCATCAACATCATGATGGTTTAGTGGTGGAACAAGAGGAAAACATGGTGATAAAAGAACAAGACAGGCTACTTCCGATAGCAAACATAGGAAGGATCATGAAGAACATTCTCCCACCAAACGCAAAGATTTCTAAAGAAGCAAAAGAGACTATGCAAGAATGTGTCTCCGAGTTCATAAGCTTTGTCACTGGAGAAGCCTCCGATAAATGCCACAAGGAGAAGAGAAAGACAGTTAATGGAGACGATATCTGTTGGGCTATGGCAAATCTAGGGTTTGATGATTACGCTGAGCAGCTCAAAAAGTACTTAAATCGCTACCGAGTTATTGAAGGAGAGAAATCTAATCATCACGGCAAAGGAGGAGCTAAATCTTCACCGGATAACTAA
- the LOC106340752 gene encoding REF/SRPP-like protein At2g47780: MAEDEIVVEEEVPPSSSSSLIVEEDDGTELKHLGFVRTAATYLAVCLSTLYELAKDNAGPLKLGVENIEATVEMVLSPLYDKFNDVPFKLLLFVDRKVDDVFYDVETYVPSLVKQASSQALTVAAEVQRAGVLDTTKSIARSVLDKYEPVAEYYAATVWRLLNRVPLFPEVAQLVIPTAFYWSEKYNDAVRYVGDRDYYVAEYLPMIPIEKISDILEQDHCRAH; the protein is encoded by the exons ATGGCTGAAGATGAGATTGTAGTCGAGGAGGAAGTGCCCCCATCTTCTTCGTCTTCGTTAATTGTGGAAGAGGACGATGGGACAGAGCTCAAGCACTTGGGTTTCGTCAGAACCGCAGCGACTTACTTGGCCGTCTGTTTGTCGACGCTCTACGAGTTGGCTAAGGACAACGCTGGTCCTCTCAAACTCGGTGTCGAGAATATTGAAGCCACCGTTGAAATGGTACTTTCACCGTTATACGACAAGTTCAATGACGTTCCTTTCAAACTTCTCTTATTCGTCGATCGCAAG GTGGACGATGTTTTCTACGATGTGGAAACATACGTTCCCTCTTTGGTGAAGCAAGCTTCTAGCCAAGCGCTCACCGTGGCCGCTGAGGTGCAACGCGCCGGCGTCCTGGACACGACCAAGAGCATCGCCAGGAGCGTTCTCGACAAGTACGAGCCAGTCGCGGAGTATTACGCAGCGACGGTGTGGCGTTTGTTGAATCGTGTGCCGTTATTCCCCGAAGTTGCGCAGTTAGTGATACCTACGGCGTTTTACTGGTCGGAGAAGTATAACGACGCCGTTCGTTACGTTGGGGACAGAGACTACTACGTCGCCGAGTATCTACCAATGATTCCTATCGAGAAAATCTCTGATATTTTGGAACAAGATCACTGTCGAGCCCACTAG
- the LOC106337785 gene encoding glutathione S-transferase T3-like, translating to MDSNPSTGTSKFVELLNSQQTVSFGNFEDSVELSSSQVPLRGSVANEASNFAGDSGAERCQRRAWTPTDDVVLISSWLNTSKDPVVGNEQKSTGFWKKIAAYFAASPLVAGGREREAGHCKQRWHRINDLVSKFCGAYEAATREKTSGQNENDVLKLAHQIFYNNYNKRFTLEHAWKELRHDQKWCELATAKNGETMKKRKGKEGGETESSQATENKRPIGVKAAKKASHKPVVDDSRLSLLGSLMDKKERLSKMSLLESLIEKKEPLAEYEE from the coding sequence ATGGATTCTAATCCTTCCACTGGAACTAGCAAGTTTGTTGAACTACTTAATAGTCAACAAACAGTTTCCTTTGGTAACTTTGAAGATAGTGTTGAACTATCTTCATCACAAGTTCCATTACGAGGAAGTGTAGCAAACGAAGCTTCAAACTTTGCTGGAGACAGTGGTGCAGAGCGTTGCCAACGACGGGCATGGACACCAACGGATGATGTTGTCCTGATCAGCTCGTGGTTAAACACGAGCAAGGATCCTGTGGTTGGCAACGAGCAAAAGTCCACGGGTTTTTGGAAAAAGATTGCTGCTTATTTCGCGGCAAGTCCTCTGGTTGCTGGCGGCAGAGAGAGAGAGGCAGGACACTGCAAGCAACGATGGCATAGGATCAATGACCTCGTCTCCAAGTTCTGTGGAGCTTATGAAGCGGCTACTAGAGAAAAAACTAGTGGCCAAAATGAGAACGATGTTTTGAAGCTTGCTCATCAGATATTCTACAACAACTACAACAAGAGGTTTACACTTGAACACGCTTGGAAGGAATTGAGGCACGACCAGAAGTGGTGCGAGTTGGCCACTGCTAAAAACGGAGAGACCATGAAGAAGAGGAAGGGTAAGGAGGGTGGAGAGACTGAGAGTTCTCAAGCGACCGAGAACAAGCGTCCCATTGGTGTGAAGGCCGCAAAGAAAGCTTCTCACAAGCCGGTGGTAGATGATAGTAGACTGAGTCTGCTTGGGAGTCTCATGGACAAAAAGGAACGGTTGTCTAAGATGAGTCTGCTTGAGAGTCTCATTGAAAAAAAGGAACCCCTAGCGGAGTATGAAGAATGA